agatttGACAATTGACGTTCAACCTCagctgtcaaatcccatacatttcccatgcaactagtggcatgccaccgagcaatgacaccagcctgaCACCCAAAAGTTTGGTCGGAAGAGTGGCTGAGGATGCAAAAGCGAGTTTACCTTTGAGAGAAAAGtgacaattattattttagcggcgttaaaaatgtaacaaaaaactGTCAGTTGAAGTTCCACCTGTAACTTCATGCTGTGTAAAAAAGGCCTTTTCAAAACTGTTGTCTGGGAAATGAAGTTTTTACGAGCCGTTTACAATCGTTCGTTGATTTGGTATCGGAATTTTAAATGCGTAATTACAGAGCAAATTTACTTCTGTCTTGTTAAAATTAACCTACTCGGGCGTAAAGTAAGTTTagttgtaattaattttgaagaaacCGGCGCGACACATTTAAACTTAATAATTTTCACCCATTTCCATCGATTCACTTCGAGTTGAAAGAGGTATTTACGTCTCCGTTTTCGGTTGTCcttcttcattttccaccCTACGCAGAtcgtgttatttattttgattccCACTTCGTGCTTCTGTTTCTTGCATTCGTGGAACGCATCATACAGAGAGTTGTCAAAGTCGTATCAGCGCCATTAGCACCTCAAGTCCGTGTGAGCTGTACGTGAGAAATCGTGTGTTTAGTGTTGGCGTATTTGTGCAATCGAGGTTCGCTTATTTTCGGGCCACACAAGATAAGAGATAAGCTGCGCTTGTAGTATTGGCCATCGCTGCATTTAGAAACGTAACAGCACGATCTGAAACCGAACGCTTAGAAGACACCACGTAGCAAACTACGATGGCTGATGAAGACAAAGGATTGGTTGCTGGACATCCTCCAGCAGGTGCGAATAATCGTGTTTAGCGAaacgaaagaagcaaaagtaaGATTTTTAACaacgattttttgtatttctaaATTCCAGTGAAGGCAGGTGGTATGCGCATCGTGCAGCATAAAACCCCCAACAGCGAACGACCGGCCAAGGATCCGGTCGAGGTCATTGGGCTTTCGGtaggtgctgttgttgtgcaaATCTACTTCCCCTTGCATTGATTTCATTCCGATTTGGTGTCCATTCCAGAATCCATCACCGAACGTGAACACCGGCGAGGTGGCCCAGTCGGCAACAAATGCCAAACATTCCGACCATTCCGTCGAAGCATCGCAGGTGGCCCACGCCCAGAAACCTCCGGCACCGGTGCACAACAAGCCGGTGAACCATATCCAACAGCCTCGAAAGTGAATGATGATAATGCACGATCATGCCATATCAATTGGTgcgtgtggagaagaagaggttacagtgaagaagaaaacggaTGATAAAGAACGGAGGTTaggtgttgtttgtgtgtggctcCTATGAAACATGCTTTAACAAGTGTATTGCGGTTGGGCAATGCTAACACATATGGCCAGATGGAAAGTTCGATTTCCCTAGCCTtactttgaaaattttatatgCCAAGTTGATAAAAAACAAGATGGCCTTATCGATAATCAATTGTCAGGGAAaggatggttttctttttaaataattttttgttctcaCTAGTTTAACACAtagttccttttttgtttcatggCAGCGTTGTTTAGCccgcaaaattaaattttctatattctttttggtttcctgggggaaaaggttttttttctagtgtGGCGAAGGGTTGCATCCTTGTCCATTGGTTTGTTAATTAAGAAATACAATCGTGTAATAATGcactaaagaaaacaaactaacaaCATTCACAATGTACTGCGATTAGAAGAGCGTAGTCGTTAGAGAGAAAACTAACGGTTATAATAGTTAAGCTGGAACGTTGCGGGGAGTGTGTTTGCGGCAATCAGCAAGTCAACAGTTTATAGAACTTTGTTTGATTACTAATCATCATCGCTTGTTGCGAACGGGaggattgttgaattttgtttaACATTCGCACACGGGTGTGTGTTAAAAGGTGCAGCATCGATGTTCCAGCTATCAATAAAGCTATAAATTGTGTACAATTTCTGATTCTCTATTTTGTCGACTGCAGATAAGTGTTGGGAAAAGCAAATTCCATTGGAGATTCGATTCGCAATCCTTACAAGGATTCGaattcttgttttttcttttcatccgtCTCTCTTCGGCAGTCATGTTTCGTAGAAATCTCTTCTGTAAATTATCATTTCAATACTTCGATAAGACGTAATTGACGGTCAACGGACATGAcgaaaaaagctttcaacgGCCTATCATCCGCGATGAAAAAATACAGCAAGAGAAGATACCCAAAACAAGAGAAGATAGTTCGAAGATACCCGAATTAAAATAACCCAATAAAAACCAATGTGATTATTTCTATCCCATCGTTTGATAGTCGCAATCGAATCCCTGCAGAATCCCCATCGAATCCTTATGGAATTTCACTTTAATCCCTATGGATTCCTAGTTGGATCGAATCTTCTCACTATAGACGAATGAGGTTTTAACGACATGGAAGATAAAGTATCCTACTTGGAGAGTGTCTATAGAATCCAAATCGAGTCATAATGGAATCGGCATCCAATTGAATCCTTCAATAACGATCCAATCCGATTCGAATCTTCCGAATCCCAAATCTTCCAACAATAATGCAGATTGAGAAGCCAGTGCTTGAAAAGCTGCTGATGAGGCAGGGCGAGAGTGCCAGTTGAAAAGCTTAACGAGTGCCTGTAGCACCTTATAGTTCAAGACAGTACGACGATCGGTTGAAAGTAATGTATTTCGTAACAGAGCTGCGAAAATTTGCTGTAGCGAAAAAATACgagaatttgttattttatgttgATACCAAAATGATCAGAGAAAATACATTCCCTTGTAAATTAgtacaaaaaaaggttgaCAGTTGGCAACTAACCACTGTGCTCCAAACCGGCTATCATGGGCTACTTGTGTATTGGTGCGACACCATCAACGCTTAGCATGCGTGTACCGGCCATTATCATACTGTATTTGTAAGCTGTCGGAGCGGTTGCCAATTGCTGCGCTACTCGCCTGTATATCTGGAGTGTTGAATTTTAGTGAATTCTCCCTTTATCGTGAAAAATGGCCAACATTGGACGTATGCTTGCATCGCGCGTTACCGGTCAGCTGGTACGCAATGTGGCTgtcaaccagcagcagcaacaggccAACCTGCTCCGGTTCTACAGCAGTGGTAAGTAACTCCCAATTTtacttcttcctcctcctcacGCATACGGACCATACCTCCGTTCTGCAAGTAACACATAACACAGCAACACGTTGGGGGATGCCCTGCGTCGTTATGTAATTCAAGGTCAAATTCGTTTAACAAATGTACCGTTTCCCAatctcaacaacaacatccaaaCAGCTCCTAAGTCGTACGAATTCATCAAAGCCGAACTAACGGGTGAGAAGAAGAATGTAGCGCTGATTACGCTAAATCGTCCGAAAGCGCTGAACGCCTTGTGCAACGGATTGGTGGCAGAAATTAGCGATGCATTGGATCGGTACGAGGCGGATGATACGATCGGAGCGATCGTTATTACTGGCAGCGAGAAAGCATTTGCCGCCGGTGCCGATATTAAGGAGATGCAGCCGAATACGTACGCCAAGTGCATCAACACTGACTTCCTTGCTAACTGGACCCGGGTGGCTAAGGCTCAGAAGCCCATCATTGCCGCCGTGAACGGGTACGCGCTTGGTGGTGGCTGTGAGTTGGCCATGATGTGCGATATCATCTATGCCGGTGATAAGGCCCGTTTTGGGCAGCCGGAAATCGCACTCGGAACGATCCCTGGTGCCGGCGGTACCCAGCGTACTACCCGTGTGATGGGCAAATCAAAGGCGATGGAAATGTGCCTTACCGGGAACATGATTACGGCCGAGGAAGCTGAGCGTGCTGGGCTGGTTAGCAAGGTGTTCCCGGCCGACAAGCTGGTGCAGGAGGCGGTAAAGTTGGGTGAGAAAATTTCCACCTTCTCGCCGCTGATCGTACGCCTGTGCAAGGAAGCGGTAAACTCAGCTTACGAAGTGTCGTTGAACGAGGGTTTGCGTTTCGAGCGTCGCCATTTCCACGCCACGTTCTCGACGAAGGATCGGCTGGAGGGCATGACGGCATTCGTTGAGAAGCGTGCACCGAAGTTTTCCAACGAATAAGACGCATTACAGGGGGCCAGGGGGAAAGGATTCCCACAAACTTCCAGGTTGGGTTCTCGACACCCGACCCATTAATAACACCAGTTGCATTTACTATGAACGAAGCTGGAACTAATCCCGCTTTTAGACGTAGCTTATTTTTGTATACACAGGTTTTCGTAAAGTGAAACATTACGACAGATAACAACAAACCGAATAAAATTCGCATAGTAACaccgtttgtttggttgtgtttgttttgcttatctCGTTCTCTCTTGGCAAGCCAtgccagtttccatggactacgTAATCTTCATTCGATTTTCGATACGGTGTTATGCATAATCGTTTATCGAAGGACATTTCTACGATTTTGTGCTatctttaattaaaaaaaaaggaatttcttTCATTGACGGCCGGTTTTACAATTTCAATGTTTAGCTTCCGAAACGTGTTATCTCGTCCAGAACCACCACGGTACGATTCGAATCAGCTGTTGGTGCTGTGAGTTGCGAATGTGTTGCTACtcaacaaacaattaaagcGGTTGTCCGAGTCATTTCGGTATAACCCAACAAACATTTATAGGAAACATACACGAAGCGCAAACTTGATTATCTGGGGTCTTCTTTCGCCCATCGAGGTCGGTTTATTTTCCGCAGCTGATTGAAAACTGAGCTATCAAATTTGATAACCCAtcgaaattttcttttttttttattcataagggacggctaggccgtattgctaaattTTCGTTATTAaatgtaagtaaataaatttcttattGCAAAACGAAGCTAAAAAAGTCAGTCTACGCcacggagggacggtccggatgggattggaagcccggtcctgccgtttgaaaaccagCAACGGTGTCTTCCATTACCTACATCCTCTTCCCTTAGACAAATCACATACCGCCAAGGATACACAGTGTGATGTTATTATTGTCAAAGGGTGTGAAGCTGGAGGGTGTGGAGCCTCGTACACCATCAAATTGTCTGTTGGGAAAATTGTCTTTGGGTACTTTCGTTATGTCACCACCATGCTGGCAGTTTTCTGACAGCCCCTTTGTCGTAAGGAAAACAACACTGTCGTCAATACAGAATTATTTCAACGCAGGTCTGAATATACCTTCACATAGAGTAATAAGGAGCTGGTAGAAGATGGCACAGATGATGAAGCAGCTTAGTTTAGCTACAAAAGGAGCACATTCGTATTTGGTTGCACGAAACATGAGCGTAATGGCGAAGGTTTTGCGCTACGGGGAGTTTGGTGAACCGGCAAAAGTGCTACAACTGCAGGAGGAACCGGTGCCTGATCCCAAGCAAGGCGAAATCCTGATAAAGACGCTTGGAGCACCGATCAATCCAGCAGACATCAACACCATTCAGGGTAAGTTTACTTGAGTAATTGGTACGGAACTAGAAGGGTGCTGAATGATAGCAGTTCCATTCATCGGTAGGGAAGTATCCAGTCAAACCCAACTTTCCCGCCGTCGGTGGAAACGAGTGCGTTGGAGAGGTTGTGTCCATCGGAGgaaacaccagcagcagcttaaAAGTTGGTGATCGGGTTGTACCGTTCGCGACCGGTCTCGGGACTTGGCGGTCCCATGCAATTTACGCCGCTAATCAGTTGATGAAAGTTCCGGCAAGTATCGGAGTGGCTGAAGCAGCAACCATTACCGTAAATCCTTGCACCGGTTACCGGATGCTGAAAGATTTTGTCGCACTGAAACCGGGAGACACCGTTATACAGAATGGGGCGAACTCAGCCTGTGGTCAAGCCATTATTCAGCTCTGCAGGGCGTGGAACGTTGAATGTGTTGGGATCGTGCGCGATCGGCCCGAATTCGGGCAGCTGAAAGATTACCTGAAAGGCCTAGGAGCAGCAGAAATACTTACCGAAGAAGAGCTACGCACAACGAAGCTGTTCAAGGATGGCATATTTCGAAAGCCAAAGCTGGCACTGAACTGCGTCGGAGGAAAGAACGCGTTGGAACTGTCCCGACAGTTGGACCAGGCTGGCGTGATGGTAACCTACGGTGGTATGTCCCGGGAGCCGGTCACCGTACCTACGGCGTCACTCATTTTCAAAGACCTTCGCTTCGTTGGTTTCTGGATGACGCGCTGGACGAAGGAAAACGCCGGCAGTCCACAGCGAAGCGAAATGTTTAACGAGCTGTTTGGACTCATAGACCGCGGTGCGTTGAAGGCACCTGCTCATGAGATGATCTCGTTCGAGGACTACACGACGGCGGTAACGAATGCACTGAACATTCAAGGTTTTGTTGGTAAAAAGTACATTTTTCGGTTTTAAGAGCTGGGAATTCTTTATTGGGAAACATCCCGCGTTGTGTGGTACTGCACAAAACATCTAACTAAGAGCGTGATACTATAACTGAGTGGCTGATGTGGGTAGAAAGCTACTATCCATTTATTTCTATGGTCTAATTAAAGGGTAATTAACGTAAACGGTAAAGATAGTATGAATCTAACTAGCCGAAATTACAACATGAATGAACTTGGTGTGGCAATGGTTTGTATCCGCAAGCGAATAAATGTTGACTGCGATTTGATTAAAGTGAACATATTCAAAAAAGGATTTACCAAATGCAAGGTGCTAGATAAAATGTATGtagaaatattcaaatatatgtttaatttttaaattttattttagttttaacaCTTTTGGTAGAGCATGTTGTTTGACAAAATCCCCCTTTTAAATAGTGTTAGatataaaatatcaattttatcaccttcaaaaacaataaaagcatGTATTAAATGAAATCTTTAAATACTGTAGGATTTTCACTGACCGCGATCGGAATAGGACTTGTCCTATTTGCGCTATGACGACAGTGATGTTGCGTGCTTGACTTTCAGTTAGTTATTGTTATATGTTATACTGTtatgttgttttaattgtaCGGTTACatagttgataaaaaaatatgcatgGGTGAGCTCATTCCCCCGAATATTTCgtttaaatttgcttttaGAGGATCAAAGAGGTCATAGGACAACAGCAGAATTCTTCAAACTTAATGGCTGGTTATTGCGATACAGTGCGTGACAGAACAATAAGgctactcgttttttttttttagaataacTACAAAAGTTGATATCGGTAAAAGTAATGTTCTGCAAATTGTagtgaataaaaatttatgtctgttaatgtttttgttttatagaatttgttcaacacaagcggtgtgaacaatacggcgctggaccgtcataattaattataaataaataaaataaaataatgtttttgtttcatattatatattttttcgctGGGTTCAAAATTGCTTCGAATGCCATACATGTCGAGCCATAAAGAACTTACAAAAatccattattttttatgttaaacaTCAGTTTAAAATTTGGTAAATAAATACAGATATTAAAGGACGCTTCCAAATATAGCCtaaaaagattaaaattttttttatatgtttagTAAACCCAGGCATGCAATTATTTTAGTTTTCATGCAGAATTTCGtgcgttttgatttttataacAGAAGCACGCGTGCACAGTAAACAGATTAGCAAGAGGTTTGATGGTTATGCATCTAACTGTTCTGTTCCTAAAAtctgtttcatgttttttcatgtttttcatgtttttgtttcaatcatgtttttttaacacgttgactgccaagcaattttgaattaaatttttcgtGAGGTTACTCAAACCGCCCGCGGCTCACGCGTATGTGTTGGTGCGTAGCGCATCGTAAATTTACAGCAATATGGTTCTAAGAAAGACAAACTTATTATGTTCAGGAAGAAACTTCTTATTTTATGTCATTATCGTTTCGTTATAAGTTGTGttagaagatgaaaaaaaaactcttttttggTGTATTACAAACATCAAttcaatgttttattcaaaatataatTCATTGAGATTCATTGCGGTGAAGGGTTTTGAAGCAATCCTCGCACATTTGTGGCTGATGCGGACAACGGGCACAAtatgttgtagtttttttttgtattacagTGAGCCTTTGCATAGTCCATTGTATTTCGTCGTAAGGAATAACATCGTTTACAAGCACGGCGTATCGGTTTACCCAAATCATTCTTCCGGATGGCGATGGTATGATTTTTATCAGAAGATTTGGTAATATTGCTGACAGGCAACCCTAATAGTTGTTCGGCTATGATTTCCTTGcattttctaattttcattcctttgCCAGTAGTTGTTTTGTAAACCACTAAGGCATTAACCACAGAAATTCCTAGCAACAAATGTATTCCCAGTTTACGATaccattttattccttttctcAAAGATGTCGCACCATGATAGGCGCATGTTTTGTGGATAGCAATCTAACATCTCTAGTATCCCTCCATTTCAGCACCACAATGCCATTACTATCCTCCTTGGCAACCATTTCTCCCTTTTTAAGTTTACTGTCCATGACGACTTTTAGAAAGGGTATTTTATTATATCTCAGCGTACCAACAACATGAGTTTGCCGGTTTAGGCATGATTTTGCTAACTCATACCTTGTGTAAAAGTTGTTAATGTATAAAGTACGCCCCTGGTCGAAGAGCTTATTTGCAAGTTGCAAACAGACATTATGCGCTAACCCAGTTTCTCGAATTCCTTCGGCTGATTTTCCTGAGTATATTTTCATTCCCCATGTGTAACCGTCGTTCGAACAAagtttgaacatttttatgcCATATTTGTGAGCTTTGCTGGGTATATACTGTCTGAAGATGAGTTTTTAACGCTAAGGAATCAACGATTCATCTATCACTATGTGCTCGCCAggtgtataatttttttcatatttatctTGAAGTTTGCTGAATAAAGGCAGTATTTATCCAAGCCGATCTTCGCGAGTGATATTTGTATTATCAGCAAAATGAATATTGCTCAGCAATAATTCAAATCGGTTGCGAGACATTATTCTCGAAGGTAGCTGGAAATTATATAAATGATTTTTGGACCAATAATTGGCCATTGGGCTTACATTTACTAACCCCATCCACAACACTAATccaagaaaatgtttaatttcttgTGGATTAGTTTCTTTCCACTTATGCATACGGGCGTTTGGTGATAGCTCCAATGCACTCAACTTTTGTTGTGCATAACGATTTGTTTCTTGAACAACCAAATTGATAATATCGTCGTCTACGAACAATGAAAAAGCATCATATGGACTAATATCGTCGGATAACTGACCACTAAATTCTTTCCATTCAACACTTTCGATGCTTGATCTCTCAATGATATGCAgaattctttcttcttcaagCACTAGCTCACGGAAAATATCTTCGACATCATGACACTGGTCATCTTCAGCACAATTTGAATCGGAATCTGACAATATAACATTACAACGCACTCTTTTTTTGCGGTATGACATCTGCCTCACTAGAATCTGCAGAACAACtatatttttgttccaaaaacAGAATAACGTGTGACTTCGACAAGATCGAATCGAAACTGAAAATGATTATCAAGTTGCAACTAATTTTTGCCTACCGCATTTTTTATCAGAACCGATTCGTTTTGGACCGTCTTTTGCAAGCAGTGCATGATACTAGTGTCTTTCGTACACGGTACGTTGTGCGCTTTTATCATCACCCAAAAATTGGGTGGTGTAGCCCCTCGCGAAGTGTTCGTATCACCCACGAAATGGGTGATGTGGCGGTCAACGTGTTAAAAAAGgctacacacaaaacaaaagattagAATTGgaataatcatcaaaaaagATCATCAAgataaaaaacatacaaatgcaCTCCCAGGGTaactaaacatttaaaaaaaattgttaaaaaatattttttataatgtcTAGAGGGTGTTTACtaccttttattttttaccaaaTTTTAAGCTgatgttttacatttaaaataaaggaTTTTTGCTAGTGGCCCTATATTTATGATATTTGAAGCTAGTTTTAAACcagtaaaaaaagtaaaactgtggataaaaatacaaaaagaaaacttaataGACattgttttttgctattttattttattaatgtatttatttatttataattgattattacggtccagagCCGTATTGttaacaccgcttgtgttgattagatttttacagatttataaggcatttcctccttattctttgccttatcccgggtataCACGgttattttttactattttgtaGATACTCTTTTTTACCTATCTCTTGAATTTTTCCAAGTATTCTGCAAACAAACTAGTGGCCTTAATATTCTGTTTGGCAATGTATTTAGTCGGAGCAGTATAAACTTTACAAGCAATTAAAATCGATATCTGCCTTGAATAAATTCTTTGATTCTATAAGCCAAATtgctaaaatttaaaacacgcaatttaaaatatttcatacaTTAGAGAATaatcttaaaataaaatctataaTTGAGAGATGTAATCTTAAACAATATTTCATTGCATTGAAACAAAGACGATAAACGCTATGAACTTATTCCCCACTTAATCATtcaaccaggcgtctccatcaggTGTAGAATTGTAGAATCATAGAATCATGTATGTAGAATCATacatgttccgtttttttttattatgactTCAACTACTTTCACAAaactgattttaaaaatatagatTAAAATAGATGAAACAAAGCAGAAGATTGTTCTTTAATTGCAGTAAAAGAAATAACCACGCACCTTTAAGAAGAGTTCAACGCtgggaaaagtgaaaaaatatttgttgaaatttgcCTATGATCATCATGCATTTCACTGAAGCCATTATTGGGACATGGTAAACACTCTTAAGATTCACAAGAACGTTCTTTTCCTTCGCGACACCCGAACGAAACTTTAAAGATCCAAACCTAGCTCCCGAAATCATTCTTGATTAGCGATCGAGTTGCTGGACATGTAGGATGTTCTCCCTGAGTCGAAGACCACATTGTAGGGTAGGCTTTCTTCGATGAACCGATGAATCACGAAGCTTAGCATCTTTATGATGGCTTTCAATCCTTTCTTATCCAGCAACAGGTTAGGCGagacttttcattttttatataattgaAACGGTTCAGTTTCTGTAACGAAATATTCGGATACGCAATATTCACCATCTTCACTTTTTCTCTTCTCACTTCTCATAATATTCACTATCTTCACTTTCTCATTCACACTTTCTGTCGAACACTAATGCTAGTCCTAATACCTTCAGAACACTTACACTAGCGATCCAGACCTCATAACCAATTGGGTTCGGCACGCATTTTGGAAACACGTTCCTGTCAGTGGATGGATCATAAAATCGAAGATTACTGTTAGTTTTCGGTTCTgatgaaaatatataaaatacatAAGACCATGAATTACAATCAttcattgattttaaaattcaaaaattttgttcttGTAGTTTTTGGCATCCCTTCTTCGCAATTTTTAACTCTAGGATTGGTTAAATTGGGTGAACAAACAGATATACTTTGTgggtgaaatttttttaaaacttattacatgttttttattattgcacaATCGTTGATACATTTTTGGATAAAACCAAAGGTGCTATGGATAGTTCTGGATGCTATGGATTCTACAAAAAATTGGTAAAGTTATACCAAGTAGAAGGATCGAAATAAGTTTAtttgaaaagtgaaagaaGTTTAAAGAAGTTTTATATTATTGCTCGTCACGATATATGCGTGGCATATACGGGGCAGCCCAGTAGTGTATAGGACAACGGCAccagtctttacacggcaggaccgggtttaAAATCTCCCgcaatgaggactgactatccaacaacatAGTATCggcaagcctagtaagccatttgatacGCCCGCGTGACCTATccaagacgaaaaaaaaaagatgtgtaAGCCTACTATGAACATGAATCCTGCTTTTCAAAGTCACATCGAAACCGGCGGTGTTGTTACTAAGATTTGATCCAAGTGGGAAAATATGATTTCTTGAACAActacgacgtgctcaatcctgagcaggcctagaagaagaatgttAATATTTTGCGCAGTATCGATAGAATGTTGGAGAAGCAGTGCTTTTGAGAAAACGTATTTTGTCGCCAGAAGCTGTCATTCGTTGCCCCCATCGATCGAACATTGCCCTGACCTAACGAACCTCTCTCTTAAAAACATCATCACAATGGCGGAATAGTCAACGGTGAGTGAttataaatctcagtaatAGATCAATAAGCAGATCGagtcacaacatcaataaCAGTCCAATGGAATAATGAAGTTTTTCAATAAGGAAAAGGGAGCGAAAAATATaactaaaaatgaaaattgcagGAAGAAATGCTTCAACTCAATAAGTGCAGTGAAGGTGATACATGGGACACGGTGACACGATAGAAACATTCGATTTCTGCCCTAAAAGCAGAGAAGCAAGTATGAATTTTCTTAATGGTCATTAAGAAAACTTCCGCAACATGATGAGCCTCCGACTGTCGGCTGCGACTCAAATATGCATACCACCGCCCATACAGACGGAACGAATGTGGAAGCGTAGAGAGATGCAAGAGTCGTAAAAGTAAGCAGTGGAATCACGAGTGTTGGGTTTGTAAATCATGTTCTGTCGGTGGATTTTTGCTCAGTTTTGCAATATTGAACATGATCAGTGCTGATCGAATCATCTCTGGTGTTTGGAAATTGTCAGAACGCGTGTCTCTGTGCCACCATGGCAAGTTTATGATCCAGCTTTGGTGGCAGAAGAAGCATGGTAAAAGACTGCAATTGTTGAGTCTGCTGACCCTTCCGTCAGACATTTATTTCTAAAGTCATGGACACCCGTGGTATCTTGGGCGTTTGAAGGAAGGGTGCAATATTTTCTCCACACTGCATCTACATTTCCCTTCAAACACATCTACCTTTTCTACTCGAGACATAAATGGCTAAGAATGAGATGTTCGGGTTAAAGATCGATAGATTCTGTATGATGGTTGTGATTGCAGAATTAACAAATAGAGATAGAAACTGGAAGAAATATCGATTTAGCCACATACTGTTGAAATTAAACCTTTATCATTAATCTGAGTCATCATTCCGACACTGATTAGCTTTAATCGAACATTATATTGTGACACTCGGTTCAA
This genomic window from Anopheles maculipalpis chromosome 2RL, idAnoMacuDA_375_x, whole genome shotgun sequence contains:
- the LOC126556450 gene encoding death-associated protein 1 → MADEDKGLVAGHPPAVKAGGMRIVQHKTPNSERPAKDPVEVIGLSNPSPNVNTGEVAQSATNAKHSDHSVEASQVAHAQKPPAPVHNKPVNHIQQPRK
- the LOC126556240 gene encoding probable enoyl-CoA hydratase, mitochondrial yields the protein MANIGRMLASRVTGQLVRNVAVNQQQQQANLLRFYSSAPKSYEFIKAELTGEKKNVALITLNRPKALNALCNGLVAEISDALDRYEADDTIGAIVITGSEKAFAAGADIKEMQPNTYAKCINTDFLANWTRVAKAQKPIIAAVNGYALGGGCELAMMCDIIYAGDKARFGQPEIALGTIPGAGGTQRTTRVMGKSKAMEMCLTGNMITAEEAERAGLVSKVFPADKLVQEAVKLGEKISTFSPLIVRLCKEAVNSAYEVSLNEGLRFERRHFHATFSTKDRLEGMTAFVEKRAPKFSNE
- the LOC126556178 gene encoding enoyl-[acyl-carrier-protein] reductase, mitochondrial; this translates as MAQMMKQLSLATKGAHSYLVARNMSVMAKVLRYGEFGEPAKVLQLQEEPVPDPKQGEILIKTLGAPINPADINTIQGKYPVKPNFPAVGGNECVGEVVSIGGNTSSSLKVGDRVVPFATGLGTWRSHAIYAANQLMKVPASIGVAEAATITVNPCTGYRMLKDFVALKPGDTVIQNGANSACGQAIIQLCRAWNVECVGIVRDRPEFGQLKDYLKGLGAAEILTEEELRTTKLFKDGIFRKPKLALNCVGGKNALELSRQLDQAGVMVTYGGMSREPVTVPTASLIFKDLRFVGFWMTRWTKENAGSPQRSEMFNELFGLIDRGALKAPAHEMISFEDYTTAVTNALNIQGFVGKKYIFRF